Proteins encoded within one genomic window of Chthonomonas sp.:
- a CDS encoding N-acetylmuramic acid 6-phosphate etherase translates to MSTEGRNPRSFGLDRMSAQEIVRLMNEEEQAVHRAMQHAESGLAQAAEKVAEAFRSGHRTIYVGAGTSGRIATMDAAEMPPTFGIEADRFVALHAGGATANTKAIEDAEDSDTQAIHDLNSLDPQRGDVLIGLAASGRTPYVLSAIRHANQKGIFTVGIANNKNSALLHEADLGILLETGPEVLTGSTRLKAGTAQKLALNRISTTAMVLAGKVIENLMVDVKAKNHKLKERCVRIVRELSTATEDEARDALEQHHWNVREVLAALRASSVADR, encoded by the coding sequence ATGAGCACAGAAGGAAGAAACCCTCGCTCGTTCGGCCTAGATCGCATGTCGGCCCAAGAGATCGTTCGGTTGATGAACGAGGAAGAGCAAGCCGTACACCGCGCCATGCAGCACGCCGAGAGCGGTCTTGCCCAAGCCGCAGAAAAGGTCGCTGAGGCATTCCGCTCAGGCCACCGCACGATCTATGTCGGGGCGGGCACAAGCGGTCGCATTGCCACCATGGACGCCGCCGAGATGCCGCCGACCTTTGGGATCGAAGCGGACCGCTTTGTCGCACTCCACGCAGGCGGGGCGACGGCGAACACCAAAGCCATCGAAGACGCCGAGGACAGCGACACCCAGGCCATCCACGATTTAAACTCCCTCGATCCGCAGCGCGGCGATGTCTTGATCGGCCTCGCAGCCTCAGGTCGAACGCCGTATGTATTGAGCGCGATTCGTCACGCCAATCAAAAGGGGATCTTTACGGTTGGGATCGCCAACAACAAGAACTCGGCCCTCCTCCATGAGGCCGACCTTGGGATCTTGCTCGAAACTGGACCCGAGGTCCTCACGGGTAGTACCCGTCTCAAGGCCGGTACCGCGCAGAAGCTCGCCCTTAACCGCATTTCGACCACCGCGATGGTCCTTGCAGGCAAGGTTATTGAGAACCTGATGGTCGATGTCAAAGCGAAAAATCACAAGCTCAAGGAGCGGTGCGTGCGAATTGTCCGTGAACTAAGCACGGCGACGGAGGACGAAGCACGCGATGCGCTCGAACAGCACCACTGGAACGTCCGTGAGGTTTTGGCCGCGCTACGCGCTTCTAGCGTCGCAGACCGCTAG
- a CDS encoding D-alanyl-D-alanine carboxypeptidase family protein — translation MIKWDRTRGRPEPIRLLNKIREEECGEPLVSLAEVSPTVRIIRETTIPYVRQTVAEMAEKAARSLPDGILLAVTDAWRPFKRQQMIWDMMWRFGHEAFPHLDYKQMRRRICRWVAPVDQKAPPGHCTGAAIDVVLVDGAGELIDVATPYSRFTAAPTFTLGLSPEAHRNRMLLHDSLVDAGFSNCRDEWWHYSYGDAGWAVRTGETSCRYGLIELDPSLYAAAQIEWEAAIATRENPFLTSKD, via the coding sequence GTGATCAAGTGGGATCGAACCCGCGGACGGCCTGAGCCGATCCGACTGTTGAACAAGATCCGTGAGGAGGAGTGCGGCGAGCCGCTCGTCTCCCTGGCCGAGGTCTCTCCCACCGTGCGCATTATCCGCGAGACCACGATCCCGTACGTCCGCCAGACCGTCGCGGAGATGGCCGAAAAGGCGGCGCGCTCACTGCCCGACGGCATCTTGCTCGCCGTTACGGATGCATGGCGGCCTTTCAAGCGGCAGCAGATGATCTGGGATATGATGTGGCGCTTTGGCCACGAAGCGTTTCCGCACCTGGATTACAAACAAATGCGTCGGCGGATCTGTCGCTGGGTTGCTCCAGTCGATCAGAAGGCCCCGCCGGGCCACTGCACCGGCGCGGCCATTGACGTGGTGCTCGTGGACGGTGCCGGAGAACTCATCGACGTGGCGACTCCGTACTCTCGCTTCACGGCCGCTCCGACCTTCACGCTCGGGTTATCGCCGGAGGCGCACCGAAATCGCATGTTGCTGCATGACTCCCTCGTGGACGCGGGCTTCTCGAATTGCCGAGACGAATGGTGGCACTATAGTTACGGGGATGCGGGTTGGGCCGTTCGAACCGGCGAGACAAGCTGCCGCTACGGACTCATCGAACTCGACCCAAGCCTCTATGCTGCGGCACAAATCGAGTGGGAGGCGGCAATCGCGACGCGCGAAAATCCGTTCCTAACAAGCAAGGACTAG
- a CDS encoding SLBB domain-containing protein: MKWVTFAALLLMLLAAVSGWAETTAVDKIKPGERLTVKCMEEPALDKTYEVTADGLIVLPFVGAVEVAGKTEIEAAAEISGVLIDQRILRRATISVVREKPAPPKDSPVRISGAVSKVVELPFADGLRLSDLVRLAQPTMMADLNKIEVTSSGGQVTRVAFEDSAVASLETNPYLKPGDQVYVPIIVRAMEYYVLGGVKRPGVFKLGEPITLAEAVQLAGGIDDLGDSARVRLERTRQSAVVYDLSAVTRPVVIEPGDRIIVELSASKRYLLVVGNVARPGQVEFREGMTLTQAIADAGGLNERKPTERVAVYSRDEVPAAKPVIYDIQKIMQGFVGDIALKPGDRIEAMAPGQRNPKGLAVFTAAALIMILAGR; the protein is encoded by the coding sequence ATGAAGTGGGTCACCTTTGCCGCCCTGTTATTGATGCTTCTTGCTGCTGTGAGCGGCTGGGCGGAAACCACTGCCGTGGATAAGATCAAGCCCGGCGAGCGGCTGACCGTCAAGTGTATGGAAGAGCCTGCGCTGGACAAGACCTATGAAGTCACTGCCGACGGGCTCATTGTCTTGCCGTTCGTAGGAGCCGTCGAGGTGGCAGGGAAGACCGAGATCGAGGCGGCTGCCGAGATCTCCGGAGTGCTCATCGACCAGCGCATCCTTCGCCGAGCGACGATTTCCGTTGTGCGCGAAAAGCCAGCTCCACCCAAGGACTCGCCGGTGCGCATCTCCGGAGCCGTGTCGAAGGTCGTTGAGCTCCCATTCGCGGACGGATTGCGATTGAGCGATCTGGTACGTCTGGCTCAGCCCACCATGATGGCGGACCTGAACAAGATCGAGGTGACCTCGTCGGGCGGACAGGTCACCCGTGTTGCGTTCGAGGATTCTGCGGTCGCTTCGCTCGAGACAAATCCGTACCTGAAGCCTGGCGACCAGGTTTACGTCCCGATCATCGTTCGCGCCATGGAGTACTACGTGCTCGGCGGAGTGAAGCGTCCGGGAGTCTTCAAGCTCGGCGAGCCAATCACGCTCGCTGAAGCGGTACAGCTGGCCGGTGGCATCGACGACCTTGGCGACTCCGCGCGCGTTCGACTTGAGCGCACCCGCCAGAGCGCCGTGGTCTACGACCTCTCCGCAGTGACCCGTCCCGTGGTGATCGAGCCGGGAGATCGCATCATTGTGGAGCTGAGTGCTTCGAAGCGGTACTTGCTCGTGGTAGGGAACGTAGCGCGACCTGGGCAGGTGGAGTTCCGAGAGGGCATGACCCTGACCCAAGCGATTGCTGATGCGGGCGGGCTCAACGAGCGCAAACCCACGGAGCGCGTGGCCGTGTACTCACGAGACGAAGTGCCCGCCGCGAAGCCCGTAATCTACGACATCCAGAAGATCATGCAAGGGTTCGTGGGCGACATCGCGCTCAAGCCAGGTGACCGGATCGAAGCCATGGCTCCGGGCCAGCGAAATCCCAAAGGACTTGCTGTTTTCACTGCCGCCGCCTTGATCATGATTCTCGCAGGCAGGTGA
- a CDS encoding deoxyguanosinetriphosphate triphosphohydrolase, whose translation MSHSVRLSIEAREHSALSEFAMRASESSGRVNAVDEDPVRTCFQRDRDRILHSKAFRRLKHKTQVFIDPEGDHFRTRMTHTLEVSQIARTIGRALQLNEDLIEAIALGHDVGHTPFGHAGESALDEALQEHPSPDGPTEFRHYDQSLRVLDVLEPLNLTQEVRAGISGHSKGRKDLCAADGEPTSTLEAAVVRISDRIAYLNHDLDDALRSKMIAEVPAELAMLGPNHGARIGAMVENVISHSMGVPAIRLSDQMLETMNWMKEWLFTEVYTQYPIVFKDIPKAKGIVKALFSYYRHNPLPTGFEGTQGALDYVAGMTDRFAMAEFRAKYMPATFRHGLADES comes from the coding sequence ATGTCCCACTCTGTCCGTTTGTCCATCGAAGCCCGAGAGCACTCTGCGCTCTCCGAGTTTGCGATGAGGGCCAGCGAGAGTTCGGGGCGCGTAAACGCCGTCGACGAAGACCCGGTGCGGACGTGCTTTCAGCGTGACCGAGATCGCATCCTCCACAGCAAGGCGTTCCGTCGGCTGAAGCACAAGACGCAGGTATTCATCGACCCGGAGGGCGACCACTTCCGTACCCGCATGACCCATACGCTTGAGGTCTCGCAGATCGCCCGGACGATTGGTCGGGCGCTTCAGCTCAACGAGGACCTGATCGAGGCGATCGCGCTAGGGCATGATGTGGGCCACACTCCGTTCGGCCATGCCGGAGAGTCCGCGCTCGATGAGGCGCTGCAGGAACACCCGTCCCCCGACGGGCCGACCGAGTTCCGACACTACGACCAGAGCCTGCGCGTCCTGGATGTGCTTGAGCCTCTCAATCTCACCCAAGAGGTGCGCGCGGGGATCAGCGGGCACAGCAAGGGGCGCAAAGACCTGTGCGCCGCCGACGGGGAGCCCACGAGCACGCTCGAAGCGGCGGTGGTGCGGATCAGCGACCGGATCGCTTACCTGAATCACGATCTGGACGACGCGCTGCGGAGCAAGATGATCGCTGAGGTTCCCGCCGAACTCGCAATGCTGGGGCCGAACCACGGCGCACGGATCGGCGCGATGGTCGAGAACGTCATTTCCCACAGCATGGGAGTACCCGCGATTCGACTCTCGGACCAGATGCTGGAGACGATGAACTGGATGAAGGAGTGGCTGTTCACCGAGGTGTACACGCAGTACCCGATCGTTTTCAAAGACATCCCTAAAGCCAAGGGGATCGTCAAGGCGCTCTTCAGCTACTATCGCCACAACCCGCTTCCCACGGGATTTGAAGGAACCCAGGGGGCGCTGGACTATGTCGCAGGCATGACCGACCGGTTCGCAATGGCGGAGTTCCGAGCAAAGTACATGCCCGCGACCTTTCGGCACGGACTCGCCGACGAGTCCTAG
- a CDS encoding PEP-CTERM sorting domain-containing protein (PEP-CTERM proteins occur, often in large numbers, in the proteomes of bacteria that also encode an exosortase, a predicted intramembrane cysteine proteinase. The presence of a PEP-CTERM domain at a protein's C-terminus predicts cleavage within the sorting domain, followed by covalent anchoring to some some component of the (usually Gram-negative) cell surface. Many PEP-CTERM proteins exhibit an unusual sequence composition that includes large numbers of potential glycosylation sites. Expression of one such protein has been shown restore the ability of a bacterium to form floc, a type of biofilm.) — protein sequence MKKSLILIGLATLAVTPAFALEQTVDLKFQGLGAGRNGSIKFDSAVKNLALSQQRFSFSNATPGSAIKIWDKTVQNVYCVDLSQWTDTKNTQQYTIISIDGLDALKGASNKTEKVAGMYRLIRSTGGSAFKTADNDYAAAYQMLTWDILYDFDGTSKSLDLNAGRFQKATISSGVANKYNELRSAMLAQTNGSAVAGVYALKNACNQDYIAAVPEPGSVAALGLGAAAMIFRKRRAKK from the coding sequence ATGAAGAAATCACTAATCCTTATCGGACTCGCCACTCTTGCAGTCACTCCGGCGTTCGCGTTGGAGCAGACCGTTGACCTTAAATTCCAGGGACTTGGCGCGGGCCGCAACGGCTCGATCAAGTTCGACAGCGCCGTCAAGAACCTGGCCCTGAGCCAGCAGCGATTCAGCTTCAGCAACGCGACTCCCGGCTCGGCCATCAAGATCTGGGACAAGACGGTCCAGAACGTCTACTGCGTGGACCTGAGCCAGTGGACCGACACCAAGAACACTCAGCAGTACACGATCATCTCGATCGATGGCCTAGACGCTCTGAAGGGCGCATCCAACAAGACTGAGAAGGTTGCGGGCATGTACCGACTGATCCGCTCGACCGGCGGCAGCGCCTTCAAGACCGCCGACAATGACTACGCCGCTGCGTACCAGATGCTGACCTGGGACATCCTGTACGATTTCGACGGAACGTCCAAGTCGCTTGACCTGAACGCGGGTCGATTCCAGAAGGCGACCATCAGCTCGGGCGTCGCCAACAAGTACAACGAACTGCGCTCGGCAATGCTCGCCCAAACCAACGGTTCAGCGGTCGCCGGGGTCTACGCACTGAAGAACGCATGCAACCAGGACTACATCGCTGCAGTCCCCGAGCCGGGCTCGGTCGCCGCACTCGGACTGGGTGCCGCCGCGATGATCTTCCGCAAGCGCCGCGCCAAGAAGTAA
- the ligA gene encoding NAD-dependent DNA ligase LigA, with amino-acid sequence MSPSERVLDLRRTLERAIERYYVDDAPEISDTEYDMLLRELTDLEAAHPELVTPDSPTQRIGAPPQKGFAPHTHSRPMLSLDNAFTEEELRAFDERIRKVLGREEIEYFVELKFDGLSMALQYEDGRLILAATRGDGTTGETVTHNARTVHGIPLQLPLKVQGRLEVRGEVLMLKSVFERLNRARAERGEQVFANPRNAASGGMRQLDSRLTAQRRLSFFAYSIAEGAETVTSQSEAMANLASLGFGTRSEAQLCMGIEAVVARVAALQELRASLPFGIDGVVIKVNSFAEQAEMDFTSRFPRWAIAYKFAAEEAFSIVEAVTFQVGRTGAVTPVAELQPVQVGGVTVRRATLHNMSELTRKDVRVGDTVIIRRAGDVIPEVVGPDLSRRPTHAVPVPTPARCPECDTELIQDEGMVVLRCPNRHCPAQISAKLVHFASRLALDIESLGEKQVDRFVELGYLSDLPSIYRLPQHRAALVELDRMGESSTQRLIDAILASKTRPLDRLLFGLGIRFVGDRTARDLARRFGTLAAFRGASYEDLIGIADIGPRTAEEIASWLQDDSNQSMLDELLALGVQPEEETGPTGDLFAGQTLVFTGKLETLDRTDAETLVVRLGGNAGGSVSSKTSLVVAGPGAGSKLAKAEQLGVKVISEADFIAMLPPGLIDS; translated from the coding sequence ATGAGCCCATCGGAGCGTGTTTTGGACCTGCGCAGGACTCTGGAACGAGCCATCGAGCGGTACTACGTGGACGATGCTCCCGAGATCAGTGACACGGAGTACGACATGCTCCTCCGAGAGCTCACCGACCTCGAGGCCGCCCACCCCGAGCTGGTGACACCGGACAGCCCGACTCAACGTATCGGTGCGCCTCCCCAAAAGGGATTTGCGCCCCACACGCACTCGCGCCCCATGCTCTCGCTCGATAATGCGTTCACCGAGGAAGAGCTCCGCGCGTTCGACGAGCGGATCCGCAAGGTTCTTGGGCGCGAAGAGATCGAGTACTTCGTCGAGCTCAAGTTCGATGGACTGAGCATGGCACTGCAATACGAGGACGGTCGGCTGATCTTGGCGGCCACCAGGGGCGACGGCACGACCGGGGAGACCGTCACTCACAACGCCCGCACCGTCCACGGAATCCCCTTGCAGTTGCCACTGAAGGTCCAAGGGCGGCTCGAAGTCCGCGGCGAGGTGCTCATGCTCAAGTCCGTTTTCGAGCGGCTGAACCGGGCGCGCGCCGAACGCGGAGAGCAAGTCTTCGCGAACCCGCGCAATGCAGCGAGCGGCGGCATGCGCCAGCTCGACAGTCGGCTCACTGCCCAGCGCAGGCTCAGCTTTTTCGCTTACAGCATTGCCGAAGGGGCAGAGACCGTGACCTCGCAGTCCGAGGCGATGGCCAATTTGGCTTCGCTCGGGTTTGGGACGCGATCGGAAGCCCAACTGTGTATGGGGATTGAAGCGGTGGTTGCGCGCGTGGCCGCCCTCCAAGAGCTCCGCGCTTCCCTCCCCTTCGGCATCGACGGCGTAGTGATCAAGGTGAACTCGTTCGCCGAACAAGCCGAGATGGACTTCACGAGCCGATTTCCACGGTGGGCGATCGCCTACAAATTCGCGGCGGAGGAAGCATTCTCTATCGTCGAAGCTGTGACCTTTCAAGTGGGACGCACCGGAGCGGTCACGCCGGTGGCCGAGCTGCAACCCGTTCAGGTCGGCGGGGTGACCGTACGGCGAGCCACGCTCCATAACATGAGCGAGCTAACGCGCAAAGACGTGCGGGTCGGCGACACCGTCATCATCCGCCGCGCAGGCGACGTCATTCCGGAGGTGGTCGGACCCGACCTTTCTCGCCGCCCAACCCACGCCGTTCCAGTCCCAACCCCCGCCCGCTGTCCAGAATGCGACACCGAGCTGATCCAGGACGAGGGCATGGTCGTGCTTCGATGTCCGAACCGTCATTGCCCTGCACAGATCAGCGCCAAACTTGTCCATTTCGCGAGCCGTCTCGCCCTCGATATCGAGAGTCTGGGTGAAAAGCAGGTCGATCGTTTTGTAGAACTCGGCTACCTCAGCGACCTACCTTCCATCTACCGCTTGCCCCAACATCGCGCTGCCTTGGTCGAGCTCGACCGAATGGGCGAGTCGAGCACGCAGCGGCTGATCGATGCGATCCTAGCGAGCAAGACGCGACCGCTGGATCGGCTACTCTTCGGGCTGGGGATCCGATTTGTCGGAGACCGCACTGCGCGCGATCTTGCCCGACGATTCGGCACCCTCGCCGCATTCCGCGGGGCGAGCTACGAAGATCTGATCGGCATCGCCGACATCGGCCCGCGCACCGCCGAAGAAATTGCCTCGTGGCTTCAGGACGACTCCAATCAGTCGATGCTCGATGAGCTGCTCGCGCTCGGGGTTCAGCCGGAAGAGGAGACCGGTCCGACCGGCGACCTGTTCGCGGGCCAAACCCTAGTCTTCACCGGCAAGCTCGAGACGCTGGACCGAACGGACGCAGAGACGCTGGTGGTGCGGCTCGGCGGGAATGCGGGCGGTTCCGTCAGCAGCAAGACCTCGTTGGTCGTGGCCGGCCCCGGCGCAGGGAGCAAGCTGGCCAAGGCAGAGCAGCTCGGCGTCAAAGTCATCTCAGAGGCCGACTTCATCGCGATGCTGCCGCCGGGGTTGATCGACAGTTGA
- a CDS encoding aldo/keto reductase — protein sequence MEFRSLGRTGVQVSVACMGTMTFGWEPDDWGSHEDDCYKIVDKAISLGINFFDTADVYARGTSEKILGKAIKGKRDDLIIATKCHGKMSDTDPNMWGNSRRHVIQACEDSLKRLKTDWIDLYQIHRPQPSIPIDETLRGLEDLVRAGKIRYAGCSTFAAWQVTEAHYVARHLGLSGFVSEQPPLNLLDRRAERELLPFCRTYEYAVIPWSPLAGGQLSGKYLDGAKGARYSKSDPMKRLSGASREAIARYKKIADRYEITMTELALGWVASRPGVTSPIIGARSEQQLEQAVKGCLTKLSPKAEEQIDRVLRPGEFITDYYNANFGPNARPSI from the coding sequence ATGGAGTTTCGCTCGCTCGGTCGGACAGGGGTTCAGGTATCGGTCGCCTGCATGGGCACGATGACATTCGGTTGGGAGCCCGATGACTGGGGTTCGCACGAGGACGACTGCTACAAGATCGTCGATAAGGCGATCTCGCTCGGGATCAATTTCTTCGATACTGCCGATGTCTACGCGCGCGGCACCAGCGAGAAGATCCTCGGCAAAGCGATCAAGGGCAAGCGAGACGACCTAATCATCGCAACGAAGTGTCATGGCAAAATGAGCGACACGGATCCCAACATGTGGGGCAACTCGCGCCGCCACGTCATCCAGGCGTGCGAAGACTCCTTAAAGCGGCTGAAGACCGACTGGATCGACCTCTATCAGATTCACCGACCGCAACCGAGCATCCCCATCGACGAGACATTGCGTGGTCTGGAGGACCTCGTCCGCGCAGGCAAGATCCGGTACGCGGGTTGCTCCACATTTGCCGCGTGGCAAGTCACCGAGGCGCACTACGTTGCGCGTCACCTGGGTCTGTCAGGCTTCGTGTCCGAGCAGCCACCGCTGAACCTGCTGGACCGCCGCGCCGAACGCGAACTGCTTCCCTTCTGCCGGACTTACGAGTACGCGGTCATTCCGTGGTCGCCGCTCGCGGGCGGACAACTCAGCGGCAAATACTTGGACGGTGCGAAGGGGGCACGCTACAGCAAGTCCGATCCGATGAAGCGGCTGTCCGGCGCAAGCCGCGAGGCCATCGCCCGCTACAAGAAGATCGCCGATCGGTATGAAATCACAATGACCGAGCTTGCGTTGGGGTGGGTCGCATCGCGCCCGGGCGTCACGTCGCCCATCATCGGTGCGCGTAGCGAGCAACAGCTTGAGCAAGCGGTCAAGGGTTGCCTCACGAAGCTGAGTCCAAAAGCCGAGGAACAGATCGACCGCGTCCTACGGCCCGGCGAGTTCATCACCGACTACTACAACGCGAACTTTGGACCGAACGCCCGGCCGAGTATCTAA
- a CDS encoding homocysteine S-methyltransferase family protein, translating into MAWDSPLLDRLARGVMIFDGAMGTQIHAANFDQAAYTLTPESRYAAKVNAAAERLQGAYLEGCTEVLNLTRPDAIQAIHERYFAAGSDMVETNTFGATSVVLGEYDIAELVHEVSIEAAQIARRAADKFSTSDRPRFVIGALGPGTKLVTLGQVSFDELQKTYTEGFIGLIEGGADGLLLETLQDLLMVKAGIVAAKTAMAGTGKRLPLFVQVTMEQTGTMLLGSELGAALNFCESHPEVVAVGMNCATGPTEMMPHIRMLGANSTRPISVQPNAGLPVMEGGRAVYKLTPDELAGSHERFVSEHGVAMCGGCCGTSPDHIRAVAERVGGRPHTGGAHWLKVRELFPGFDFAVQTDAQMGAFKLVGCSSLYQFQPYVQDSSFLIIGEKTNANGSKAFREMLAAENWDGLTELARELEGEGSHLLDVCTAYVGRDEQRDMRELLSRYNQHITVPIMIDSTEVPVIETALKSIAGKPIINSVNFEDGNARTDKVLELCQRYGAAVVGLTIDEDGMAKTAAKKVAIAERILEATRRYGLPDHDVFIDALTFTLGSGDEEFRQAGIETLEAIRVLHERYPRLNTTLGVSNISFGLRPAARQILNSAFLHYACEAGLTSAIVHFSKILPDNRIDPEIWKIASDLVYDRRDYAETIAV; encoded by the coding sequence ATGGCTTGGGACTCACCGCTTTTGGACCGGCTCGCGCGCGGCGTCATGATCTTTGACGGCGCGATGGGGACGCAGATCCATGCGGCGAACTTCGACCAAGCTGCGTACACGCTCACACCGGAGAGCCGATACGCCGCCAAGGTGAATGCCGCTGCCGAGCGTCTCCAGGGTGCCTACCTGGAGGGCTGTACCGAAGTCTTGAACCTCACTCGCCCAGACGCGATCCAAGCGATCCATGAGCGGTACTTTGCAGCAGGCAGCGACATGGTCGAGACGAACACCTTCGGGGCGACCAGCGTCGTCCTGGGCGAGTACGACATTGCTGAGCTGGTTCATGAGGTGTCGATCGAGGCTGCCCAGATCGCGCGTCGAGCGGCCGATAAGTTTTCCACGTCCGACAGGCCGAGGTTTGTCATTGGAGCTTTGGGACCCGGCACGAAGCTGGTCACCCTCGGCCAGGTCAGCTTCGACGAACTGCAGAAGACGTACACCGAGGGGTTCATCGGGCTGATTGAAGGCGGCGCTGATGGGTTGCTCTTGGAGACCTTGCAGGATCTGCTGATGGTCAAAGCGGGCATCGTCGCTGCAAAGACTGCCATGGCCGGGACCGGCAAGCGCCTCCCGCTGTTCGTGCAGGTCACGATGGAGCAGACCGGAACCATGCTGCTTGGTTCGGAACTGGGCGCAGCACTCAACTTCTGTGAATCGCACCCGGAGGTCGTGGCCGTCGGTATGAACTGCGCCACCGGCCCGACCGAGATGATGCCGCACATCCGCATGCTTGGTGCCAACTCCACGCGACCGATTTCGGTCCAGCCCAACGCGGGATTGCCCGTGATGGAAGGGGGGCGTGCCGTCTACAAGTTGACTCCCGACGAGCTTGCTGGGAGTCATGAGCGGTTCGTTTCGGAGCACGGCGTCGCAATGTGTGGCGGTTGCTGCGGAACGAGCCCGGATCACATTCGAGCCGTTGCGGAGCGCGTGGGCGGGCGCCCGCATACCGGCGGAGCACACTGGCTCAAGGTGCGCGAACTGTTCCCAGGCTTTGACTTCGCGGTACAAACGGACGCGCAGATGGGCGCATTCAAGCTCGTCGGCTGCAGCAGTTTGTACCAGTTTCAGCCTTACGTCCAGGATTCCAGCTTCCTCATCATCGGCGAGAAGACTAACGCAAACGGCTCGAAGGCTTTTCGGGAAATGCTCGCAGCGGAGAACTGGGACGGTCTCACCGAGCTAGCGCGCGAACTCGAAGGCGAGGGCTCACACCTCTTGGATGTTTGTACGGCGTACGTCGGCCGCGACGAGCAACGTGACATGCGCGAGCTGCTTTCCCGCTACAACCAGCACATCACGGTGCCGATCATGATCGACTCGACCGAAGTGCCGGTCATCGAGACTGCGCTCAAATCGATCGCAGGCAAGCCGATCATCAACTCCGTCAATTTCGAAGATGGCAACGCTCGCACGGACAAAGTGCTTGAGCTCTGCCAGCGCTACGGTGCCGCCGTCGTTGGTTTGACGATTGACGAGGACGGCATGGCCAAGACTGCCGCGAAGAAGGTCGCGATCGCCGAGCGAATCCTTGAGGCGACGCGCCGCTACGGACTCCCCGACCACGACGTTTTCATCGACGCACTCACCTTCACGCTCGGATCAGGCGATGAGGAGTTCCGGCAGGCAGGAATCGAGACGCTCGAAGCGATCCGAGTCTTGCACGAGCGATACCCGCGCCTCAATACGACGCTTGGCGTTTCGAACATCTCATTTGGTCTGCGGCCCGCAGCGCGTCAGATTCTGAACTCGGCATTTCTCCATTACGCATGCGAGGCGGGTTTGACGAGTGCGATTGTCCACTTCAGCAAGATCCTTCCGGATAACCGGATTGATCCTGAGATATGGAAGATTGCCAGCGACCTCGTCTACGATCGCCGCGATTACGCCGAGACCATTGCCGTTTAG